Proteins encoded within one genomic window of Acinetobacter sp. WCHA55:
- a CDS encoding protein adenylyltransferase SelO gives MQFNSRYSLLPSKLYHHQQPLPLKGAKAGHFNAALAEQLQWSEADKQSWVEICSGQKTFSEFEPLAMVYAGHQFGQWAGQLGDGRGLLIAQILDQHEQTIDLHLKGAGSTPYSRMGDGRAVLRSVIREYLAGHALNSLGIASSNAVGFTSSAQGVQREKLELGAMMLRTSDCHIRLGHFEWINQYQPDLLGEFTQKCIAWHYPECLEAEQPALAFATQVIQRTAVMIAKWQLVGFAHGVMNTDNLNITGSTLDFGPYGFMERFRPNWINNHSDYQGRYTYQQQPSIGHWNLWTWLNNLIPLCPQDYDKEQWKQDLATCLEHYEPTFLEHYKLGLSQKMGLPHFHTESFDCAMTFLRILQTEQLDYTQSFTRLQNKQYETIKDDCLDRRQFESFLAQYEQIRANQDTTELDAAMQQANPVYILRNHMAQKAIELAERNNFSEVERLFDLLSHPFERNVALEKAEDLAPLPTDVPEVMVSCSS, from the coding sequence ATGCAGTTCAACTCACGCTATTCCCTCCTTCCTTCAAAGCTTTATCACCATCAACAGCCCCTTCCACTAAAAGGGGCAAAAGCTGGTCATTTCAATGCCGCTTTAGCGGAACAGTTGCAATGGTCTGAAGCTGACAAACAGTCTTGGGTAGAGATTTGTAGCGGCCAGAAAACCTTTAGTGAATTTGAACCTTTGGCAATGGTCTATGCTGGACATCAATTTGGTCAGTGGGCAGGACAGCTTGGTGATGGTCGTGGTTTATTGATTGCGCAAATCCTTGATCAACATGAACAAACCATTGACCTGCATTTAAAGGGTGCGGGCTCTACCCCTTACTCACGTATGGGAGATGGCCGTGCGGTACTCCGCTCCGTCATTCGTGAGTACTTGGCTGGACATGCACTGAATAGTTTAGGCATAGCATCAAGTAACGCTGTCGGCTTTACCTCGTCGGCTCAAGGTGTACAACGTGAAAAATTAGAGCTGGGTGCGATGATGTTACGTACATCAGACTGCCATATTCGCTTGGGACATTTTGAGTGGATCAACCAGTACCAACCTGATTTACTTGGCGAATTTACGCAAAAATGCATCGCATGGCATTACCCCGAATGTTTAGAGGCAGAACAACCTGCTTTGGCATTTGCAACCCAAGTGATTCAACGGACTGCGGTCATGATTGCCAAATGGCAATTGGTCGGCTTCGCACACGGAGTGATGAATACCGATAATTTAAACATTACGGGTTCAACCCTCGATTTTGGCCCCTATGGTTTTATGGAACGCTTCCGTCCGAATTGGATTAACAATCACTCCGACTACCAAGGCCGCTATACCTATCAGCAGCAGCCGAGCATTGGACACTGGAACTTATGGACATGGTTGAATAACCTCATTCCGCTTTGTCCGCAAGACTATGACAAAGAACAATGGAAGCAAGACCTTGCCACTTGCCTAGAGCACTATGAACCCACGTTCTTGGAGCACTATAAACTGGGTTTAAGTCAGAAAATGGGCTTACCTCATTTCCACACTGAAAGTTTTGACTGTGCCATGACCTTCTTACGGATTCTACAAACCGAACAGCTCGACTACACACAGAGCTTTACTCGTTTGCAGAATAAACAATATGAAACAATTAAAGATGACTGCCTTGACCGCCGTCAGTTTGAAAGTTTCCTTGCGCAATATGAACAGATTCGTGCCAATCAAGACACAACAGAACTGGATGCAGCCATGCAACAAGCCAACCCTGTTTATATCCTACGCAATCACATGGCGCAAAAAGCGATTGAACTGGCTGAGCGCAATAATTTCTCAGAAGTCGAACGCTTATTTGACCTCCTCAGCCACCCATTTGAGCGGAATGTAGCCCTAGAGAAAGCGGAGGATTTAGCCCCTTTACCTACCGATGTTCCTGAAGTGATGGTGAGTTGTTCCTCTTAA
- a CDS encoding phosphoribosylanthranilate isomerase has product MRTRAKICGITRSQDVQAVVKAGADAIGFVFFPPSPRHVSVVQAQELIQHVPAYVQTVGLFVNATADDIADVLKQVALDIIQFHGDETPEDCQVIATQVGRRWYKAIQVKPELDVVAEVQRFQQAGASAVLLDAWHPELKGGTGHSFDWSQFPKLDIPLILAGGLTPTNVEDAIKTTGAYAVDVSGGVESAKGIKDQQLIENFMQGVHRGSAK; this is encoded by the coding sequence ATGCGAACCCGTGCCAAAATTTGTGGGATTACCCGTAGCCAAGATGTTCAAGCTGTGGTCAAAGCAGGGGCAGATGCCATTGGTTTTGTATTTTTCCCGCCCAGTCCACGCCATGTCAGTGTAGTTCAAGCCCAAGAATTGATTCAACATGTGCCTGCCTATGTGCAAACTGTTGGACTTTTTGTGAATGCCACTGCGGATGACATTGCGGATGTGTTAAAACAAGTGGCACTGGATATCATCCAGTTTCATGGTGATGAAACACCAGAAGACTGTCAGGTGATTGCGACACAAGTAGGAAGACGCTGGTATAAAGCGATTCAAGTCAAACCTGAATTGGATGTGGTGGCAGAAGTTCAACGTTTCCAACAAGCAGGGGCAAGCGCAGTGCTCTTAGATGCGTGGCATCCTGAACTCAAAGGGGGAACAGGACACAGTTTTGACTGGTCACAATTCCCTAAGCTTGATATTCCTTTAATTTTAGCGGGTGGTTTAACCCCCACTAATGTTGAAGACGCTATAAAGACGACTGGGGCTTATGCTGTAGATGTCAGCGGAGGCGTCGAATCCGCTAAAGGTATAAAAGACCAACAACTTATAGAAAACTTCATGCAAGGAGTCCATCGTGGATCAGCAAAGTAA
- a CDS encoding DUF1543 domain-containing protein translates to MPNLFMVMLGGRHARANTEVHDVVFAVADSLEDSYPQLKHAWFGEQKGLHIDAWARLNGVESAGKKYQIQFSDAQPQVTDEKLWLINLGGYDTREFGELHRYVLVVAPNAVEAKQLGKLHFDQKWKKQHTDRVLDVDDCIAIDCIHGCYVLLVEAEFAQNVWENTYLMLS, encoded by the coding sequence ATGCCCAACCTATTTATGGTTATGCTAGGTGGTCGTCATGCACGTGCCAATACCGAAGTCCATGATGTTGTGTTTGCTGTCGCTGACAGTTTAGAAGACAGTTACCCGCAACTTAAACATGCATGGTTTGGCGAACAAAAAGGCTTACATATAGATGCTTGGGCACGGCTAAATGGTGTTGAAAGTGCGGGGAAAAAATACCAAATACAGTTTAGTGATGCTCAGCCTCAAGTCACAGATGAAAAATTGTGGCTTATAAATTTGGGTGGCTATGACACACGTGAATTTGGGGAGTTGCATCGTTATGTACTCGTTGTTGCCCCCAATGCAGTAGAAGCCAAACAACTTGGCAAACTACATTTTGATCAAAAGTGGAAAAAGCAACATACAGATCGTGTTTTAGACGTCGATGACTGTATTGCGATTGATTGCATACATGGATGTTATGTGCTGTTGGTTGAAGCTGAGTTTGCACAGAATGTATGGGAAAATACGTATTTGATGTTGAGTTAA
- a CDS encoding MmcQ/YjbR family DNA-binding protein — protein MSLHLIAAKAALALPEVTCSQPFGEGCDVYKVMDKMFLLNSSLSGATLSNLKVTPDHGAMLRDIYPYIHAGWHMNKKHWISIYEDKNLDSDLVIDLVQSSYELVVSKLNKRQRQRIAALQAIT, from the coding sequence ATGTCCCTACATCTTATTGCTGCAAAAGCCGCACTTGCCCTGCCAGAAGTGACGTGTAGTCAACCCTTTGGTGAAGGCTGTGATGTCTATAAAGTCATGGATAAAATGTTTTTGCTCAATTCATCATTAAGTGGGGCAACTTTAAGTAACTTAAAAGTCACGCCTGACCATGGTGCGATGCTACGTGATATTTATCCGTATATTCATGCAGGATGGCATATGAATAAAAAACATTGGATTTCAATTTATGAAGATAAAAACTTGGATTCGGATTTAGTCATTGATCTAGTACAGAGTTCTTATGAACTCGTAGTATCCAAGCTGAATAAACGACAAAGACAGCGAATCGCTGCACTTCAAGCCATCACCTAA
- a CDS encoding DUF2804 domain-containing protein, with amino-acid sequence MDLIQSNGQPHYGRFSELPKTIDLDKYQYKTPYGEVLTGWRKKLKYKKFKFCSIQHEHYTIGLAIADIAWAGHGFVYIYDHLKNEVLEWNAVNFLARKTVLDEQPLYNQSVFANSPFQIEIQHANGVRYVQVTKYGEIKLSARIFCASTEPLSMCSPTGINGWTYTQKLTTLACEGFFTNKAGQIIQFNDRTLASLDDTCGFLRPETAWFWLSCNFWDAEGRRIGLNLASGVNESFGNENCLWINGKLYTVSDVLFQMEEEGRWTIRSLDERLHLTVTTGWRRFENLNLRLVGSQFSQWQAKISGTIQQDDQEIVLLNEYGLLEQHYAKW; translated from the coding sequence ATGGATTTGATACAGTCCAATGGACAACCCCATTATGGTCGGTTTAGTGAACTTCCAAAAACCATTGATTTAGATAAATATCAGTATAAAACTCCGTATGGTGAAGTGCTTACGGGATGGCGTAAGAAACTGAAATATAAAAAATTTAAGTTTTGTAGCATTCAACATGAACACTATACCATTGGTCTTGCAATTGCCGATATTGCTTGGGCAGGACATGGTTTTGTTTATATTTATGATCATCTTAAAAATGAAGTGCTTGAATGGAATGCGGTGAACTTTTTAGCACGTAAAACCGTATTGGATGAACAGCCTTTATATAATCAAAGCGTGTTTGCAAATTCACCTTTCCAAATTGAAATTCAGCATGCCAATGGGGTGCGCTATGTTCAAGTCACCAAGTATGGTGAAATTAAACTGAGTGCACGTATTTTCTGTGCCAGTACAGAACCGCTTAGTATGTGTAGCCCAACAGGAATCAATGGTTGGACCTATACACAAAAACTCACAACTTTGGCTTGTGAAGGATTTTTTACCAATAAAGCAGGTCAGATAATCCAATTCAATGATCGGACATTGGCTTCTTTAGACGATACCTGTGGTTTTCTTAGACCTGAAACAGCTTGGTTTTGGTTATCATGCAATTTTTGGGATGCTGAGGGCAGACGCATTGGGCTCAATTTAGCTTCTGGTGTAAATGAAAGTTTTGGCAATGAAAACTGTCTGTGGATAAATGGAAAATTATACACAGTGAGTGATGTTTTGTTTCAGATGGAAGAAGAAGGTCGCTGGACGATTCGTTCGTTAGATGAGCGTTTGCATTTAACCGTGACTACGGGTTGGCGTCGGTTTGAAAATCTAAATTTACGGCTTGTGGGCAGCCAGTTTAGTCAGTGGCAAGCCAAGATTAGCGGTACGATTCAGCAGGATGATCAAGAGATTGTATTGCTAAATGAATATGGACTGCTCGAACAGCACTATGCAAAGTGGTAA
- a CDS encoding glycerophosphodiester phosphodiesterase: MRIIGHRGARGEAPENTLGGFQYIHDLGIRAVEFDVRQLRDHELIIMHDDNMLRTTGIDQALYPLNSTQIDTYNQAHIWLDWEKQVTPTLQQALQIMKDFEHLEVEVKAVATQAEAERLTQHLTQQLRGFEQSAVITSFDLKILQALQDQHSPFKRGLLIEDDIQHLAIEQALKYDCCQIGWMNQLATDDLLKATQEANLAISVWTVNDIERAKHLRDCGIDGLITDFPKMMLQHLADVH, from the coding sequence ATGAGAATCATCGGACATCGTGGTGCACGTGGCGAGGCTCCAGAAAATACACTCGGCGGTTTTCAATATATTCATGATCTAGGCATTCGTGCGGTCGAATTTGATGTTCGTCAGCTCCGAGACCATGAACTGATCATTATGCATGATGACAACATGCTCCGGACCACTGGGATCGACCAAGCACTCTACCCATTAAACAGCACACAAATCGATACCTATAACCAAGCACATATTTGGTTAGACTGGGAAAAGCAAGTCACTCCAACTCTGCAACAAGCACTTCAGATTATGAAGGACTTTGAACATCTAGAAGTTGAGGTCAAAGCGGTAGCAACACAAGCAGAAGCGGAGCGACTGACACAACATCTCACGCAGCAACTGAGAGGCTTTGAGCAAAGTGCAGTCATCACCAGTTTTGATCTTAAAATCCTACAAGCACTCCAAGATCAACACTCTCCATTTAAACGAGGTTTATTGATTGAAGATGATATTCAACATCTTGCGATTGAACAGGCACTCAAATACGACTGTTGCCAAATCGGCTGGATGAATCAACTCGCAACCGATGACCTGTTAAAAGCCACACAAGAAGCGAATTTAGCCATTAGTGTTTGGACAGTGAACGACATAGAGCGCGCCAAACATTTACGTGACTGTGGCATTGATGGATTAATTACCGATTTTCCTAAAATGATGCTACAACATTTGGCAGATGTACATTGA
- a CDS encoding DHCW motif cupin fold protein, with protein sequence MDIKNIPFGITNWAEIPTTRHTGNQGYALWRTQQFDAIRVRMVEYSENYLADHWCSKGHILLCLEGELHTELDDGRSFTLTAGMSYQVADQAEAHRSSTSKGAKLFIVD encoded by the coding sequence ATGGATATTAAGAACATCCCATTCGGTATCACCAACTGGGCCGAGATACCCACCACACGCCATACAGGTAATCAAGGTTATGCCCTATGGCGTACGCAGCAATTTGACGCGATTCGCGTGCGTATGGTGGAGTATTCGGAGAACTATTTGGCCGACCATTGGTGTTCTAAAGGGCATATTCTGTTGTGCTTAGAAGGCGAACTCCACACCGAATTAGATGATGGCCGTAGCTTTACCCTTACGGCTGGCATGAGTTACCAAGTTGCAGATCAAGCTGAAGCCCATCGCTCATCCACCTCAAAGGGTGCCAAGTTGTTTATAGTTGACTAA
- the trpB gene encoding tryptophan synthase subunit beta has product MDQQSNVIDYTQYPDERGHFGIHGGRFVSETLMAALEDLEKLYFRMKDDEQFLAEFDRDLAYYVGRPSPLYYAERWSKELGGAQIYLKREDLNHTGSHKVNNTIGQALLAKLSGKKRIIAETGAGQHGVATATIAARLGLECVVFMGAEDVKRQAMNVYRMRLLGATVVPVESGSKTLKDAMNEAMRDWVTNVDSTYYVIGTVAGPHPYPQLVRDFQSIIGREARKQIQEQAGRLPDALVACVGGGSNAMGLFYPFLNDADVKMYGVEAAGYGIETGKHSAPLSAGHVGVLHGNRTYLMSDEQGQIIETHSISAGLDYPGVGPEHSFLKDMHRVEYVPINDNEALQGFRDLTHIEGIIPALESSHAMAYVTKLAPTMSKDQIIIATVSGRGDKDLMTVARIDGVEMVEM; this is encoded by the coding sequence GTGGATCAGCAAAGTAATGTGATTGACTATACCCAATACCCAGATGAACGTGGGCATTTCGGTATCCATGGCGGACGTTTTGTGTCAGAAACTCTAATGGCAGCATTAGAAGACTTAGAAAAGCTCTATTTCCGTATGAAAGATGATGAGCAGTTTCTGGCAGAATTCGACCGTGACCTCGCCTACTATGTAGGTCGTCCTAGTCCTTTATATTATGCTGAGCGATGGTCGAAAGAGTTGGGTGGTGCACAAATCTATTTAAAACGTGAAGACCTCAACCATACGGGTTCACATAAAGTGAACAACACCATTGGTCAGGCTTTACTAGCAAAATTATCAGGTAAAAAACGTATTATTGCTGAAACGGGTGCAGGTCAGCATGGTGTCGCAACGGCAACCATCGCTGCGCGTTTAGGCCTTGAATGTGTGGTATTCATGGGTGCAGAGGACGTAAAACGTCAGGCCATGAATGTCTACCGTATGCGTTTACTTGGTGCAACTGTTGTGCCTGTCGAAAGTGGCTCAAAAACATTGAAAGATGCCATGAACGAAGCGATGCGTGACTGGGTGACCAATGTCGATTCAACTTACTATGTGATTGGTACGGTTGCAGGCCCACACCCATATCCACAGTTAGTTCGTGACTTCCAGTCAATTATTGGCCGTGAAGCGCGTAAACAAATTCAAGAGCAAGCAGGGCGTTTACCTGATGCTTTAGTGGCATGTGTAGGTGGCGGTTCAAATGCAATGGGCTTGTTCTACCCATTCTTAAACGATGCTGATGTGAAAATGTACGGCGTTGAAGCTGCGGGTTATGGCATTGAAACAGGTAAACACTCTGCACCATTGAGTGCTGGTCATGTCGGTGTTTTACATGGTAACCGTACTTATTTGATGTCGGATGAACAAGGTCAAATCATTGAAACGCATTCAATTTCAGCAGGTTTGGATTATCCTGGTGTAGGTCCTGAGCATAGTTTCCTGAAAGATATGCATCGTGTTGAATATGTGCCAATCAATGACAATGAAGCTTTACAAGGTTTCCGTGATTTGACTCATATTGAAGGAATTATTCCTGCTTTGGAAAGTTCTCATGCGATGGCTTATGTCACTAAACTTGCGCCAACCATGTCTAAGGATCAAATTATCATTGCGACGGTTTCTGGTCGTGGGGATAAAGATTTGATGACTGTGGCACGTATTGATGGCGTGGAAATGGTTGAGATGTAA
- a CDS encoding TonB-dependent receptor plug domain-containing protein, translating into MPNLFQPTALVGAIAIAMGFSVTASAQDSVNASLDTLVVTATRSEEKIKDVPSRISIIEPQIVEQSPIASLPDLLKTDATINMVQSGGMGQLADIYLRGTESDHTLILRDGVRLNNASSGTASLAFLDTTDIKQIEVLKGPASVLYGTDAIGGVIQLVSKTPEKTGAFITGEIGEHSTYKSVIGADLAENGFYAQVRGQRLESDATKVTNQKTNKTDTASFDQKGFSTKLGVEKEDYAVSVDYSSNKGTSLYDAYTFDGTLLKQDFENEIINLRSRLNVTDQFELNTRLSQFNDEVDQKDSTDYVHSKTQEAELYGKWNFTPSQSIISGITHRKLEGDILSYGTPYNEDVDSTGYYAQHQYNGSKLNTQVGIRLEDNEKYGSHTVGQMAARYQLLTNTSIYANVGTAFKSPTLNELYNSWNGNPNLDPEESTSYEVGLDQVLAYGFQTGLSAYYTKVDDLIASGSNGLLTNIQEATYQGGELYLGWQRDDLFTKATYSYVKAQNEETNEDLKRRPRQGFTLTTGLQNEIYGISASLVAKSKAKEWNKNYSTPGYATIDINAFWNVNPYVKLFTNIQNIGDVEYKTAYQDNGYYYINGGRLATAGVTFRY; encoded by the coding sequence ATGCCAAATTTATTTCAGCCTACAGCTTTAGTGGGCGCAATCGCTATTGCGATGGGTTTCTCCGTAACAGCATCTGCACAAGACAGTGTTAATGCATCTTTAGACACATTGGTTGTAACAGCAACTCGTTCTGAAGAAAAGATTAAAGATGTTCCTTCACGAATCTCCATTATTGAACCACAAATTGTTGAACAATCACCAATTGCATCTTTACCTGATCTATTAAAAACAGATGCCACGATCAATATGGTACAAAGCGGTGGTATGGGGCAGCTTGCAGATATCTACTTACGTGGAACTGAATCAGATCACACCTTAATTTTACGTGATGGTGTTCGTTTAAATAATGCTTCCTCAGGTACTGCAAGTCTTGCATTTTTAGATACTACTGACATTAAACAAATTGAAGTTCTCAAAGGACCAGCATCCGTTTTATATGGTACTGATGCGATTGGCGGTGTAATTCAACTTGTATCTAAAACACCTGAAAAAACAGGTGCGTTTATTACAGGAGAAATAGGTGAGCACAGCACTTATAAATCTGTAATAGGTGCAGACTTAGCAGAAAATGGTTTTTATGCACAAGTTCGTGGTCAACGCTTAGAATCAGATGCGACTAAAGTGACGAATCAAAAAACCAATAAAACTGATACTGCATCTTTCGATCAAAAAGGCTTTAGTACAAAATTAGGCGTCGAAAAAGAAGACTATGCAGTATCAGTAGATTACAGCAGTAATAAAGGTACAAGTTTATACGATGCTTACACCTTTGATGGTACGTTACTAAAACAAGATTTTGAAAATGAAATCATCAATCTGCGTAGCCGTTTAAATGTAACGGATCAATTTGAACTCAATACACGTTTATCTCAATTTAATGACGAAGTTGATCAGAAAGACTCAACGGACTACGTCCATAGTAAAACACAAGAAGCTGAACTTTATGGCAAATGGAACTTTACTCCTAGCCAATCTATTATTTCAGGCATTACCCATCGCAAACTTGAAGGCGACATCTTATCTTATGGCACACCTTATAATGAAGATGTAGATTCCACTGGTTACTATGCTCAACATCAATACAACGGTTCAAAACTAAATACTCAAGTCGGTATTCGCCTTGAAGATAACGAAAAGTATGGTTCACATACAGTAGGCCAAATGGCTGCACGTTATCAATTACTCACTAACACAAGTATTTATGCAAATGTTGGAACCGCTTTTAAATCACCAACGTTAAATGAGCTCTATAACTCATGGAATGGTAATCCTAATCTAGATCCTGAGGAAAGTACCTCTTATGAAGTTGGTCTTGATCAGGTTTTAGCTTACGGTTTCCAAACAGGTTTATCTGCTTATTACACAAAAGTAGATGACTTAATTGCATCTGGTTCAAATGGTTTATTAACCAATATTCAAGAAGCAACTTATCAAGGCGGTGAACTATATCTAGGTTGGCAACGAGATGATTTATTTACGAAAGCAACCTATAGCTATGTTAAAGCTCAAAATGAAGAAACCAATGAAGATCTAAAACGTCGACCTCGCCAAGGATTCACTTTAACGACTGGTTTACAAAACGAAATTTATGGTATTAGTGCTTCATTAGTTGCTAAATCTAAAGCTAAAGAATGGAATAAAAACTATAGCACTCCAGGTTATGCAACCATTGATATCAATGCATTTTGGAATGTAAATCCATATGTAAAACTCTTCACGAATATTCAGAATATTGGTGATGTTGAATATAAAACCGCATATCAAGACAATGGTTATTACTATATCAACGGCGGTCGCCTAGCTACCGCAGGAGTCACTTTCCGTTATTAA
- a CDS encoding cob(I)yrinic acid a,c-diamide adenosyltransferase, whose product MGHRLSKIYTRTGDSGTTGLGDGSRVTKDDLRITALGDVDELNSTIGVLRAQITASQIIDKATWDKSLSLIQHWLFDLGGEFCIPNYHLLQPVCIEFLEQEIDRMNEDLPMLKEFILPSGSLACSYAHQARAVCRRAERSLMSVHTRDQNIQSIALQLLNRLSDWIFVASRALQRAEGGSEVLWQKNINETI is encoded by the coding sequence ATGGGCCACCGTTTAAGTAAAATTTATACTCGTACTGGCGACTCAGGCACCACAGGTCTGGGCGATGGATCACGCGTGACTAAAGATGATCTAAGAATTACCGCACTGGGTGATGTTGATGAGCTCAATTCAACCATTGGGGTTCTTCGTGCTCAAATTACCGCAAGCCAAATTATAGACAAAGCAACATGGGATAAAAGCTTAAGCCTGATTCAGCATTGGCTTTTCGACTTAGGTGGTGAATTCTGTATTCCAAACTATCATTTGCTCCAACCTGTTTGCATTGAGTTTCTTGAACAAGAAATTGACCGTATGAATGAAGACTTACCCATGCTGAAAGAATTTATCTTACCTTCAGGTTCCTTAGCATGTAGCTATGCACATCAAGCGCGAGCGGTATGTCGCCGAGCTGAACGTAGCTTAATGTCGGTACACACGCGTGATCAAAATATTCAAAGCATCGCGCTACAGTTGCTCAACCGCTTGTCAGACTGGATTTTTGTTGCATCTCGTGCGTTACAGCGTGCTGAAGGCGGCTCGGAAGTACTTTGGCAAAAAAATATCAATGAAACTATTTAA
- a CDS encoding acyl-CoA desaturase, with protein sequence MNAPLPKAPFNWVAIFALVFLPIVAVIAIPLYAFQHDFSLAAWISMFVLLGVSSLGITAGYHRLWAHRAYEASLPLKIILMIMGTFAVQNSILYWGSGHRTHHRHVDDIEKDPYSINNGFWYAHMGWMLRDYPSAEPDFKNAPDLLNDKLVMFQHKYYVPLVISVHMGILLPIGWAVGDLWGVLLLGGLMRLILSHHVTFFINSLCHMWGKRPYTDENTARDNFWLAIATWGEGYHNYHHIFQYDYRNGVKWWQYDPTKWLIWSCSKLGLAKNLRRIPSFNIKKAELAMKFKYAEQDLEVHGLNVSDDISSAKARIAQEYDAFTQTLNDWAKLKEQEIQAKKTAVAEKIHQMDEKLKIEFQLVEQRLGHHRQTLTTLMRSIKKAPVSQ encoded by the coding sequence ATGAATGCTCCCCTACCCAAAGCCCCATTTAACTGGGTTGCAATTTTTGCATTGGTTTTTCTTCCCATTGTGGCTGTGATTGCAATTCCCTTATATGCCTTTCAGCATGATTTCAGCTTAGCCGCTTGGATCAGTATGTTTGTATTACTGGGTGTTAGTAGCTTAGGTATTACCGCTGGCTATCACCGCTTATGGGCACACCGTGCTTATGAAGCAAGCTTACCTTTAAAAATCATTTTGATGATTATGGGTACGTTTGCCGTGCAAAACAGTATTTTATATTGGGGTTCAGGTCACCGTACCCACCACCGCCATGTCGATGATATCGAGAAAGATCCGTACTCGATTAACAATGGTTTTTGGTATGCGCACATGGGGTGGATGCTTCGTGACTATCCATCAGCAGAGCCTGACTTTAAAAATGCACCCGATTTACTCAATGATAAATTGGTGATGTTCCAACACAAATACTATGTTCCTTTAGTGATCAGTGTCCACATGGGTATTTTATTACCGATTGGTTGGGCCGTAGGTGACTTATGGGGCGTGTTATTGTTGGGCGGATTAATGCGTTTAATCCTCAGCCACCACGTTACGTTCTTCATTAACTCTTTATGCCACATGTGGGGCAAACGTCCATACACCGACGAAAATACTGCACGTGACAACTTCTGGTTAGCGATTGCGACTTGGGGTGAGGGTTATCATAACTACCACCACATTTTCCAATACGACTACCGTAACGGGGTGAAATGGTGGCAATATGACCCAACCAAATGGTTGATTTGGTCATGTTCAAAACTGGGTTTAGCTAAAAACTTACGTCGTATTCCAAGCTTTAATATTAAAAAAGCAGAACTTGCGATGAAGTTTAAGTATGCTGAGCAAGACTTAGAAGTCCATGGTCTAAATGTCAGTGATGACATCAGCTCTGCGAAAGCTCGTATTGCACAAGAGTATGATGCTTTTACACAAACCTTAAATGACTGGGCAAAATTGAAAGAACAAGAAATTCAAGCCAAGAAAACAGCTGTGGCTGAAAAAATCCATCAAATGGATGAAAAGCTTAAAATTGAATTTCAATTGGTTGAACAGCGCTTAGGTCATCATCGTCAAACATTAACCACGCTGATGCGTAGCATTAAAAAAGCGCCTGTTTCACAATAA